Proteins encoded by one window of Tunturibacter psychrotolerans:
- a CDS encoding YceI family protein, which produces MEAAKATLVHYVLDPRASRFTVQAFATGLLSAVGHNPTIGVRDFSGEVSFSQEALQGSGFRLSIKTTSLSVQDDISDKDRREIERLLNEQILETTKYPETVYEAPVLSITRMGESLYSAVLDGNLTFHGVTRKQPVAARIAVFGTMLRASGNFTLEQTDYEIKLISIAGGALKLKDELKFSFEMVAREQE; this is translated from the coding sequence ATGGAAGCTGCAAAAGCCACACTCGTTCACTATGTTCTCGATCCCAGGGCCAGCAGGTTTACGGTGCAGGCTTTTGCGACCGGGCTGTTGTCCGCAGTGGGACATAATCCAACGATCGGCGTCCGAGACTTTAGTGGCGAAGTCAGCTTCAGTCAGGAAGCGCTCCAGGGGAGCGGATTCAGATTGAGCATTAAGACGACTTCGTTGAGTGTTCAAGACGACATCTCCGATAAAGATCGCCGCGAAATTGAGCGGCTGCTGAACGAACAGATTCTGGAGACGACAAAGTATCCGGAGACTGTGTACGAGGCGCCCGTTTTGTCGATCACCAGAATGGGAGAATCTTTGTACTCTGCCGTTCTCGACGGAAATTTGACGTTTCACGGCGTAACGCGCAAACAGCCGGTGGCCGCACGCATCGCAGTATTTGGGACGATGCTGCGAGCCTCGGGTAATTTCACGCTCGAGCAAACCGACTATGAGATCAAGCTGATCTCGATAGCTGGGGGTGCACTCAAACTCAAGGATGAGCTCAAGTTCTCCTTCGAGATGGTCGCGCGAGAACAGGAGTGA
- a CDS encoding DUF5947 family protein, with product MNEETLPAFEQAFGALRQFTRARRPTSRATEHCELCSAGLAQEHPHLVEITSRQILCACDACAMLFDGMERSKYKRVSRQAQYLPDFEMTDGQWENLLIPINMAFFYRSSIEGTVIALYPSPAGAVESLLPLEAWNEIAESNRALSRLLPDVEALLVNRVGHAHGIARAEYYIAPIDECYKLVGLIRSNWRGLSGGSEVWTEIGRFFSDLRLKAYVVSGEANA from the coding sequence ATGAATGAAGAGACTCTACCAGCCTTCGAGCAGGCCTTCGGAGCATTACGTCAGTTCACCCGGGCGCGGCGACCAACATCGCGTGCGACGGAACATTGCGAGTTGTGCAGTGCCGGGCTGGCGCAGGAGCACCCGCACCTGGTGGAGATAACCTCTCGGCAGATCTTGTGTGCGTGCGACGCATGCGCCATGCTCTTCGATGGAATGGAGAGATCAAAGTACAAGCGCGTCTCGAGGCAGGCTCAGTACCTTCCTGACTTCGAGATGACGGATGGCCAATGGGAGAATCTGTTGATTCCGATCAACATGGCGTTCTTCTATCGTTCGAGCATCGAAGGCACAGTGATTGCGCTATATCCCAGTCCGGCGGGCGCAGTTGAGTCGCTGCTTCCGCTCGAGGCTTGGAATGAGATTGCAGAAAGCAATCGAGCGTTGAGCCGCCTCTTGCCTGATGTAGAAGCGCTGCTGGTCAATCGGGTCGGCCATGCCCATGGAATCGCGCGGGCCGAGTATTACATTGCGCCTATTGATGAATGCTACAAGCTCGTTGGACTGATCCGTTCCAACTGGAGGGGACTTTCTGGAGGATCTGAGGTTTGGACAGAGATAGGGCGATTTTTTTCCGACCTGCGATTGAAGGCGTACGTGGTCAGTGGAGAAGCGAATGCCTGA
- a CDS encoding hydrogenase maturation protease, translating to MNQWEWNVLEEKEQVDYVVIGEAEVRKGSRVRLHPHEGGDIFDLALRGQIATVESIEQDYEGQQHICVVLEDDPGRDLGMMRQPGHRFFFKLTEIEPLPEEEQHERKKALPPSILIAGIGNIFLGDDGFGVEVVRQLADRISPDSVRIVDFGIRGLDLVYALQYGYETAILIDAYPHGQTPGTVSVVELDANEAADSTGNVLEPHNMHPMNVLRMARSMHGPLKRVLLVGCEPATLGGDEGCMGLSEPVEAAVAEAVNATEALVKRILEGESIPGSHQSQ from the coding sequence ATGAACCAATGGGAATGGAACGTCCTCGAAGAGAAAGAGCAAGTGGACTATGTGGTGATTGGTGAGGCAGAGGTCAGGAAAGGCAGTCGCGTCCGTCTACATCCGCATGAGGGAGGGGACATATTCGACCTTGCGCTACGCGGTCAGATCGCAACCGTCGAGAGCATCGAACAGGATTATGAAGGCCAGCAACATATTTGTGTGGTTCTCGAAGACGATCCCGGGCGCGACCTGGGAATGATGCGCCAGCCTGGTCACCGCTTCTTTTTCAAGTTGACCGAGATTGAGCCGCTTCCGGAAGAGGAACAGCATGAGAGAAAGAAGGCGCTGCCGCCAAGCATTTTGATTGCCGGCATCGGTAATATCTTCCTCGGAGACGATGGTTTTGGAGTGGAGGTTGTGCGTCAGTTGGCCGACCGTATTTCGCCAGACTCCGTGCGGATCGTTGATTTTGGTATTCGTGGTTTGGACCTGGTCTACGCGTTACAGTACGGCTATGAGACGGCCATCCTCATCGACGCCTACCCCCACGGACAAACGCCTGGGACGGTTTCTGTTGTAGAACTCGACGCAAACGAAGCTGCCGATTCGACTGGTAACGTTCTCGAGCCACACAACATGCATCCGATGAACGTCCTGCGTATGGCACGTTCGATGCACGGTCCTCTAAAGCGAGTGCTATTGGTTGGATGCGAGCCGGCCACGCTGGGTGGCGACGAAGGTTGCATGGGTTTGAGTGAGCCAGTTGAGGCTGCGGTTGCCGAAGCGGTGAACGCGACTGAGGCGTTGGTGAAAAGAATTCTGGAAGGCGAGTCGATCCCAGGCAGTCACCAAAGTCAATAA
- a CDS encoding DUF6084 family protein, with protein sequence MPDLSFQIEGASVLPFAATPTLAFRLKVSNALANETIHTIALRCQIQIEVTRRRYTPEEQEGMLDLFGTPDRWSQTLRSLLWTNLNMVIPAFAGASTVADLHVPCTFDFNVAATKYFDGLTEGEIPLNILFSGTVFYAPPDCGLQVAPISWEQEAKFKLPVKVWREMMDSYYPNSVCISLRRDVFDRLHRYKMQHGIPTWEQALEEVLPMEVAVKS encoded by the coding sequence ATGCCTGATCTTAGTTTCCAGATCGAAGGGGCGAGCGTGCTTCCATTCGCTGCCACGCCGACGCTGGCTTTCAGGCTCAAGGTCAGCAATGCCTTGGCCAATGAGACTATCCATACCATCGCGCTGCGGTGTCAGATTCAGATCGAGGTCACACGCCGCCGCTACACGCCGGAGGAGCAGGAAGGTATGCTCGACCTCTTCGGAACGCCTGATAGATGGAGTCAGACGCTGCGAAGCCTGCTCTGGACGAATCTCAATATGGTCATTCCTGCCTTTGCGGGCGCAAGCACGGTAGCTGATCTCCATGTTCCATGCACCTTCGATTTTAATGTTGCTGCTACGAAATACTTTGATGGCCTCACGGAGGGGGAAATTCCTCTCAACATTCTGTTTAGCGGCACTGTCTTCTATGCACCGCCGGATTGCGGCCTGCAAGTCGCGCCGATCTCCTGGGAGCAGGAGGCGAAGTTCAAGCTTCCGGTGAAGGTGTGGCGCGAGATGATGGACTCCTACTATCCCAACAGTGTTTGCATTAGCTTGCGCCGTGATGTCTTCGATCGCCTCCATCGCTATAAGATGCAGCACGGCATTCCGACCTGGGAGCAGGCTTTGGAAGAGGTGCTCCCCATGGAAGTGGCGGTGAAATCGTGA
- a CDS encoding HypC/HybG/HupF family hydrogenase formation chaperone, giving the protein MCLAIPGKIVELIDGQNQVGIVEVTGVRRKVQLGLLEDDMPKVGDWVLIHVGFAMSKISERDAEEQMRLLTALGEVEQAMEEVRGYGLENSADRAGPVELNGKRYA; this is encoded by the coding sequence ATGTGCCTAGCGATACCAGGCAAGATCGTCGAGCTCATTGACGGCCAGAATCAAGTGGGCATCGTGGAGGTAACCGGGGTGCGACGCAAAGTCCAGTTGGGTCTTCTCGAGGACGATATGCCGAAAGTCGGTGATTGGGTTCTGATCCACGTCGGATTTGCAATGTCCAAAATCAGTGAGCGGGATGCAGAGGAGCAGATGCGTCTGCTTACAGCGTTAGGCGAAGTGGAACAGGCAATGGAGGAGGTCCGTGGATATGGTTTGGAAAACAGCGCTGACCGTGCCGGCCCCGTCGAGTTGAATGGAAAACGCTACGCCTGA
- a CDS encoding response regulator transcription factor, which yields MAATNAQEQLRRAGKRTVFVVDDHPLLRQGLALLINQQQDLEVCGEAEEAQAAMRAIARKKPDILIVDISLNGPDGLDLLKAIRGSYPDLPVLILSMHDEAIYAERALRARANGYIMKQEATEKVLVAVRRILGGEVYLSDRMANKMLQQYIGGSPAALQSRISSLSDRELEVFCLIGEGRGTREIAEELHLSVKTVETYQAHIKEKLFLHSGRELIQHAIQWKIDEKAG from the coding sequence ATGGCCGCGACCAACGCTCAGGAGCAACTTCGTCGCGCAGGCAAAAGAACCGTCTTCGTAGTCGACGACCATCCGCTCCTGCGTCAGGGGCTGGCTTTGTTGATCAACCAGCAGCAGGATCTGGAAGTTTGCGGCGAGGCCGAAGAGGCGCAGGCTGCTATGCGGGCCATCGCACGAAAGAAACCTGACATCCTGATTGTAGATATCTCACTGAACGGTCCGGACGGATTGGACCTGCTCAAGGCCATTCGAGGATCGTATCCCGACCTGCCAGTCCTCATTCTCTCGATGCATGATGAGGCCATCTATGCGGAACGCGCCCTGCGTGCTCGCGCGAACGGCTACATCATGAAGCAGGAGGCGACGGAGAAAGTGCTGGTTGCGGTGCGCCGCATTCTTGGTGGCGAGGTGTATCTTAGCGATCGCATGGCCAACAAGATGCTTCAACAGTACATTGGCGGCTCTCCGGCTGCGCTTCAATCTCGCATTTCATCGCTCTCTGATCGTGAGTTAGAGGTCTTTTGTCTGATCGGCGAGGGTCGAGGTACACGTGAGATTGCCGAGGAACTGCACCTCAGCGTTAAGACTGTCGAAACCTACCAGGCCCACATCAAAGAAAAGCTCTTCCTGCACAGCGGGCGTGAGCTGATTCAACATGCGATTCAGTGGAAGATCGACGAGAAGGCGGGATGA
- a CDS encoding NifU family protein, with translation MANDEEFQEQIRQLGKLVAQFDDLPDSAAKSASRELVQLLMDVHGRGLERAMEIVFDAGDSAPVIIDKLGQDPIVGNLLLLYSLHPDELETRVNKAIERMRPRLRKLSCTIELEHLHESSVRVRLTTSGHSCGSSAGDIRSIVEDGMYEFAPDVTSLELAGLEETAPAGFVPLESLLGQRLVTVGIPTITEGAHDE, from the coding sequence GTGGCTAACGACGAAGAATTTCAGGAACAGATCCGGCAACTCGGTAAGTTAGTCGCACAATTCGACGACCTGCCGGATAGTGCTGCGAAGTCTGCGAGCAGGGAGTTAGTGCAGCTTTTGATGGATGTCCATGGAAGAGGCCTGGAACGGGCGATGGAGATCGTCTTTGATGCTGGGGATTCTGCTCCCGTCATCATCGATAAGCTGGGGCAGGACCCAATCGTCGGGAACTTGTTGCTGCTCTATTCCCTTCATCCAGATGAGTTGGAAACCCGCGTGAACAAAGCCATTGAGCGTATGCGTCCTCGTCTGCGCAAACTCTCCTGCACTATCGAGCTTGAGCACCTGCACGAGAGCAGTGTGCGTGTGCGACTGACAACTTCGGGCCATAGCTGCGGATCTTCTGCTGGAGATATTCGGTCGATCGTGGAAGACGGGATGTATGAGTTCGCGCCGGATGTGACATCACTCGAGCTTGCCGGGTTGGAGGAGACAGCACCTGCGGGCTTTGTCCCACTGGAGAGTCTGTTGGGGCAACGGCTCGTAACGGTCGGGATCCCGACAATCACGGAAGGGGCCCACGATGAATGA
- a CDS encoding DUF6893 family small protein, translating into MAMELEGSVTDGIGSDKETLYMLGGVALIVFGAGLILSNPFVRRYMSQIGIGNLAQVAMPDVQRYLKMRAM; encoded by the coding sequence ATGGCAATGGAATTGGAAGGATCTGTAACAGATGGAATAGGAAGCGACAAAGAGACTCTTTACATGTTAGGAGGCGTAGCCCTCATCGTGTTTGGTGCTGGACTGATTCTCTCCAACCCCTTCGTGCGCCGATACATGTCCCAGATCGGAATAGGCAATCTCGCTCAGGTCGCGATGCCGGATGTTCAGCGCTATCTAAAGATGCGGGCCATGTAA
- a CDS encoding nickel-dependent hydrogenase large subunit gives MGTITAVRTEDAAEKSQLVEMNWDPITRIVGSLGIFTKIDFGKRKVAECHSTSSIFRGYSIFMKGKDPRDAHFITSRICGICGDNHATCATYAQNMAFGVRPPAIAEWIVNLGEAAEYMFDHNIFQDNLVGVDFCEKMVKETNPGVWEKATKTAAPHAELHGFRTIGDIMTALNPFTGSFYLETLQVSRYTREMFCLMEGRHVHPSTLYPGGVGTVPTVQLFTDYIVRLMKYVEFMKKVVPLHDDLFDFFYEALPGYEEVGRRRILLGCWGSFNNPDVCDYTYEKMTDWGRGMFVTPGVVVDGKLVTTDLVDINLNIRILLGSSYYDDWQNSETFVRKDPLGNPVDQRHPWNQSTFPKPQKRDFKDKYTWVMSPRWYDARTKDYLALDTGGGPIARFWATALAGLVDIGYVKATGHSVKIYLPKTVSLPEVELEWKIPKWSNAIERDRARTYFQAYAAAAALHFAEQALAELHAGRTRTWNDFKVPEEAIGCGFHEAVRGVLSHHVVIRNHKIANYHPYPPTPWNANPRDMYGTPGPYEDAVQNTPIFEENGPDNFKGIDIMRAVRSFDPCLPCGVHMYLGNGKVLETSHSPMFGVQL, from the coding sequence ATGGGCACGATTACCGCTGTACGTACAGAGGATGCCGCCGAAAAGAGCCAGTTAGTAGAGATGAATTGGGATCCGATCACACGGATCGTCGGCAGTCTCGGCATCTTTACAAAGATCGACTTTGGTAAACGCAAAGTTGCGGAGTGCCACAGCACCTCTTCAATTTTTCGTGGTTACAGCATCTTCATGAAGGGCAAGGATCCAAGGGACGCGCACTTTATCACCAGCCGCATATGCGGTATCTGCGGTGATAACCATGCGACGTGTGCGACCTATGCGCAGAACATGGCCTTTGGCGTCCGCCCACCGGCCATTGCCGAGTGGATCGTAAACCTCGGCGAGGCCGCGGAGTACATGTTCGACCACAACATTTTTCAGGACAACCTGGTGGGCGTGGACTTCTGCGAAAAGATGGTGAAGGAGACCAATCCGGGCGTTTGGGAGAAGGCAACGAAGACTGCTGCGCCGCACGCGGAGTTGCATGGCTTCCGCACCATCGGCGACATCATGACGGCACTCAATCCTTTTACGGGGTCGTTCTATCTTGAGACTTTGCAGGTGAGTCGGTACACACGCGAGATGTTCTGCCTGATGGAAGGTCGTCACGTTCATCCGTCCACTTTGTATCCCGGCGGAGTTGGCACAGTGCCCACTGTGCAACTTTTTACGGACTACATTGTCCGGCTGATGAAGTATGTGGAGTTCATGAAGAAAGTCGTACCGCTGCATGACGATCTATTTGATTTCTTCTATGAAGCGCTCCCCGGTTACGAAGAAGTAGGCCGCAGGCGGATTCTTCTTGGGTGTTGGGGGTCGTTTAACAATCCTGATGTCTGCGACTATACCTACGAGAAGATGACAGATTGGGGCCGCGGAATGTTTGTGACGCCGGGCGTTGTTGTCGACGGCAAACTGGTGACGACGGATCTCGTGGACATCAATCTGAACATCCGTATTCTGCTGGGTAGTTCTTACTATGATGACTGGCAGAACTCTGAGACCTTCGTTCGGAAGGATCCACTGGGAAACCCTGTCGATCAACGTCATCCGTGGAACCAGAGTACGTTCCCTAAGCCACAAAAGCGCGACTTCAAGGATAAATACACCTGGGTGATGTCTCCGCGCTGGTATGACGCACGGACCAAAGACTACCTTGCACTCGATACCGGGGGCGGTCCGATCGCGCGCTTCTGGGCTACGGCACTGGCTGGCTTGGTGGACATTGGTTACGTGAAGGCTACTGGACACAGCGTCAAGATTTATTTGCCTAAGACGGTATCGCTTCCAGAAGTGGAGCTTGAATGGAAGATCCCCAAGTGGAGCAATGCGATTGAACGGGATCGGGCACGCACTTACTTCCAGGCTTATGCCGCTGCTGCTGCGCTTCACTTCGCAGAGCAGGCGTTGGCGGAGTTGCACGCTGGGCGCACAAGGACGTGGAACGATTTCAAAGTTCCAGAAGAAGCAATTGGTTGCGGTTTCCACGAAGCGGTCCGAGGGGTTTTGTCGCACCACGTTGTGATCCGTAATCACAAGATCGCCAACTATCATCCTTATCCGCCGACTCCGTGGAATGCAAACCCGCGAGATATGTACGGGACGCCGGGGCCCTATGAAGATGCGGTGCAAAATACGCCGATCTTCGAGGAGAATGGCCCCGATAACTTCAAGGGCATTGATATCATGCGCGCTGTACGCAGCTTCGATCCGTGTCTGCCATGCGGTGTGCACATGTACCTTGGGAACGGAAAAGTGCTTGAGACGTCCCACTCGCCGATGTTCGGTGTTCAGCTTTAG
- a CDS encoding PAS domain-containing sensor histidine kinase → MASVAQADREDRRPEAEDIAQLLDVGEAEAVLIELASMFSGMISPSSPDSDKPASGQSAQTSEAQTSNLEAKYRALLEQIPAVVFMVYLDRGISEAYVSPQIEAALGFSREEWLEDPIRWYEHIHPDDKQRWSLEAAGMFLSGTPLRSSYRVIARDGHVIWFHCDAKMMRRPDGHPWFIHGVAFDISDLKHTEEALHQERNVVSAILDTVGALVVVLDPEGRITRFNRACELTTGYSLEEVRGKRIWDFFLVPEEVERFKSIFMQLSADLLPEDYQSYWVTRHGTKRLIAWSSTMLPGSNGTPNYIIATGIDITEREQLEKALLNISSREQRRIGQDLHDGLGQHLTGIAFMAKVHEAKLTEKRLAEANDAAKIVRLVNEAIYKTRELARGLLPVVSDAQGLMSALQLWAAEVEDIFGISCHFDCEPAVLIYDDAMATHLYHIAQESVNNALKHGHARKIVIRLTAENGRGLLVISDDGAGIPENHGSSHGMGLHIMNYRAGMIGGTLEVAPSPLQGTIVTCMFTVKPGR, encoded by the coding sequence ATGGCTTCAGTCGCCCAAGCCGACCGGGAAGATCGAAGGCCCGAGGCAGAAGATATCGCGCAGCTTCTGGACGTCGGCGAGGCAGAAGCTGTCCTGATCGAGTTGGCAAGCATGTTCAGCGGCATGATCTCGCCATCATCTCCGGACAGTGACAAGCCAGCGAGCGGCCAATCGGCGCAGACTTCTGAAGCTCAGACGTCAAACCTCGAAGCTAAATACCGTGCGTTGCTGGAGCAGATTCCTGCTGTGGTCTTCATGGTGTATCTGGATCGCGGCATCAGCGAGGCGTATGTGAGCCCACAGATCGAAGCAGCGCTTGGATTCTCGCGCGAGGAATGGCTGGAAGATCCTATTCGCTGGTATGAACACATTCATCCGGATGATAAGCAACGGTGGAGCCTGGAGGCCGCGGGCATGTTTCTGTCGGGCACGCCCCTGCGATCGTCTTATCGTGTCATCGCGCGTGATGGACACGTGATCTGGTTCCACTGCGACGCGAAGATGATGCGCCGACCGGATGGCCATCCCTGGTTCATTCACGGCGTCGCCTTTGATATCTCCGATCTGAAGCATACTGAGGAAGCACTCCATCAAGAGCGCAACGTTGTCTCCGCGATTCTCGATACGGTGGGAGCGTTGGTGGTGGTTCTCGATCCCGAGGGTCGCATCACGCGATTCAATCGGGCCTGTGAACTGACCACCGGATATTCGCTGGAGGAGGTTCGCGGCAAACGCATCTGGGATTTTTTTCTTGTGCCCGAAGAGGTGGAACGCTTTAAGTCGATCTTTATGCAGCTAAGCGCAGATTTGCTGCCCGAAGATTACCAAAGCTATTGGGTGACACGGCATGGGACCAAGCGACTCATTGCGTGGTCAAGCACCATGCTGCCGGGTAGTAACGGGACGCCGAACTATATCATCGCAACCGGCATCGACATCACTGAACGAGAACAATTGGAGAAAGCGCTCCTGAACATTAGTTCCAGAGAGCAGCGACGTATTGGGCAAGACCTGCACGATGGTCTTGGGCAACATCTCACGGGCATTGCCTTCATGGCCAAAGTGCACGAGGCGAAGTTGACGGAGAAGCGTCTGGCGGAGGCTAACGATGCAGCGAAGATTGTGCGGCTGGTGAACGAAGCAATTTACAAGACGCGAGAGCTGGCCAGAGGTCTGCTGCCAGTCGTCTCCGACGCGCAGGGACTGATGTCAGCACTGCAACTCTGGGCTGCGGAGGTGGAAGATATCTTTGGAATATCGTGTCACTTCGACTGCGAACCCGCCGTTTTGATCTACGACGACGCGATGGCGACCCATCTTTACCATATCGCTCAGGAGTCAGTAAATAATGCGCTGAAGCATGGCCATGCGCGCAAAATAGTGATCAGGTTGACGGCTGAGAATGGTCGCGGTTTGTTGGTGATTAGCGATGACGGCGCTGGCATCCCCGAAAACCATGGAAGTAGTCATGGCATGGGGCTCCACATAATGAACTATCGAGCGGGCATGATCGGTGGAACGCTTGAGGTTGCACCGAGCCCGCTCCAGGGAACGATTGTTACCTGTATGTTCACTGTCAAACCTGGGAGGTAA
- a CDS encoding hydrogenase expression protein HypE produces MAQETVPYGRVTQKKPAVAELHILWITAGLGCDGDSVSITAATQPSIEDVLLGAIPGLPKVHLHNPVLAYEVGDDFMKHFYMAEKGELEPFVLVVEGSIPNEKIKKEGYWAGLGTDPHTGQPITTNEWIDRLTPRALAVVACGTCATYGGIHAMEGNPTGAMGLADYLGWDWKSKAGLPIVNVPGCPVQPDNFMETVLYLLYQVAGLAPMIPLDDQLRPTWLFGKTVHEGCDRAGYYEQGDFATSYGSPKCIVKLGCWGPVVNCNVPKRGWMAGIGGCPNVGGICIGCTMPGFPDKFMPFMDEPPGGKLSSTAVGVYGKAIRALRKLTNDTVNKEPKWRHPRAELTTGYHPNSY; encoded by the coding sequence ATGGCTCAAGAAACAGTTCCTTACGGCCGAGTCACTCAGAAGAAACCCGCTGTGGCCGAACTACATATTCTGTGGATCACCGCCGGTCTGGGATGTGACGGAGATTCAGTGTCCATCACGGCGGCCACACAGCCAAGCATCGAGGACGTGCTTCTGGGAGCGATTCCCGGACTACCCAAGGTGCACCTGCACAATCCAGTGCTCGCGTACGAAGTGGGCGATGATTTTATGAAGCACTTTTACATGGCCGAGAAGGGAGAGCTTGAACCCTTCGTGCTTGTGGTGGAAGGCTCTATCCCGAACGAGAAGATCAAGAAGGAAGGCTATTGGGCCGGACTCGGAACGGATCCGCATACCGGGCAGCCGATTACAACAAATGAGTGGATTGATCGCTTGACGCCGCGCGCGCTTGCGGTGGTGGCGTGTGGCACTTGCGCTACTTATGGCGGTATTCACGCGATGGAAGGTAACCCGACAGGTGCGATGGGGCTAGCGGACTACCTGGGCTGGGATTGGAAGTCCAAAGCTGGCCTTCCTATCGTGAATGTTCCCGGATGTCCCGTGCAGCCGGACAATTTTATGGAGACCGTTCTCTATCTTCTCTATCAGGTAGCTGGATTGGCACCAATGATTCCTCTGGACGATCAGCTCCGGCCAACGTGGCTCTTCGGCAAAACAGTTCATGAGGGCTGCGATCGGGCGGGATATTACGAGCAAGGTGATTTCGCCACGTCCTATGGCTCGCCGAAGTGCATCGTCAAACTGGGATGCTGGGGGCCGGTCGTCAATTGCAACGTTCCTAAGCGTGGCTGGATGGCAGGCATCGGTGGCTGCCCTAATGTGGGCGGGATCTGTATTGGCTGCACGATGCCGGGATTCCCCGACAAGTTCATGCCGTTTATGGACGAGCCTCCCGGCGGCAAGCTGTCGAGTACTGCGGTCGGAGTCTATGGCAAAGCCATTCGTGCTCTCCGCAAATTGACTAATGACACGGTGAACAAAGAGCCGAAGTGGCGGCATCCTCGCGCCGAACTGACCACCGGCTACCACCCCAATTCCTACTAG